taatttttgtaatttttgtaatttttgtaatttttgtaatttttgtaatttttgtaatttttgtaatttttgtaatttttgtaatttttgtaattttgtaatttttgtaatttttgtaatttttgtaatttttgtaatttttgtaatttttgtaatttttgtaatttttgtaatttttgtaatttttgtaatttttgtaatttttgtaatttttgtaatttttgtaatttttgtaatttttgtaatttttgtaatttttgtaatttttgtaatttttgtaatttttgtaatttttgtaatttttgtaatttttgtaatttttgtaattttttgtaatttttgtaatttttgtaatttttgtaatttttgtaatttttgtaatttttgtaatttttgtaatttttgtaatttttgtaatttttgtaatttttgtaatttttgtaatttttgaaatttttgtagtttttgtaatttttgaaatttttgaaatttttgtaatttttgtaatttttgtaatttttgtaatttttttaatttttgtaatttttgtaatttttgtaatttttgtaatttttgtaatttttgtaatttttgtaatttttgtaatttttgtaatttttgtaatttttgtaatttttgtaatttttgttatttttgtaatttttgtaatttttgtaatttttgtaatttttgtaattttagtaatttttgttatttttgtaatttttgttattttaaatttttgtaatttttgtagttttcgtgatttttgtaatttttgtcatttttgtaatttcatttatttttgtatatttgtcatttttgtcatttttgtcatttttgtcatttttatcatttttgtcattctagtcatttttgtcatttttgtcttttttgtcatttttgtcatttttttcagtattgtaatttttgtaatttttgtcatttccgtaatgtttgtaatttttgtcatttttgtcatttttaatttttgtagtttttcttttattttcatttttgacatttttgtaacttttgtaatttttgtcatttttgtaatttttgacatttttgtcatttttgtcattttgtcattttttgtcattttttgtcattttttgtcatttttgtcatttttgtcatttttgtcatttttgtcatttttgtcatttttgtcatttttgtcatttttgtcatttttgtcatttttgtcatttttgtcatttttgtcatttttgtcatttttgtcatttttgtcatttttgtcatttttgtcatttttgtcatttttgtcatttttgtcatttttgtcatttttgtcatttttgtcatttttgtcatttttgtcatttttgtcatttttgtcatttttgtcatttttgtcatttttgtcatttttgtcatttttgtcatttttgtcatttttgtcttttttgtcatttttgtcatttttgtcatttttgtcatttttgtcatttttgtcatttttgtcatttttgacatttttgtcatttttgtcatttttgtcatttttgtcatttttgtcatttttgtcatttttgtcatttttgtcatttttatcatttttgtcaattttgtcatttttgtcatttttgtcatttttgtcaattttgtcatttttgtcattttcttcatttttgtcatttttgtcatttttgtcatttttgtcatttttgtcatttttgtcatttttgtcatttttgtcatttttgtcatttttgtcatttttgtcatttttgtcatttttgtcatttttgtcatttttgtcatttttgtcatttttgtcatttttgtcatttttgtcatttttgtcatttttgtcatttttgtcatttttgtcatttttgtaatttttgtcatttttgtcatttttgtcatttttgtcatttttgtcatttttgtcatttttgtcatttttgtcatttttgtcatttttgtcatttttgtcatttttgtcgtttttgtcatttttgtcatttttgtcatttttgtcatttttgtcatttttgtcatttttgttatttttgtcgtatttgtaatttttgtaatttttgtcatttttgtcattttcgtcatttttgtcatttttgtcatttttgtcatttttgtcatttttgtcatttttgtcatttttgtcatttttgtcatttttgtcatttttgtcatttttgtcatttttgtcatttttgtcatttttgtcatttttgtcatttttgtcatttttgtcatttttgtcatttttgtcatttttgtcatttttgtcatttttgtcattttttgtcttttttgtcttttttgtcatttttgtcatttttgtcatttttgtcatttttgtcatttttgtcatttttgtcatttttgtcatttttgtcatttttgtcatttttgtcatttttgtcatttttgtcatttttgtcatttttgtcatttttgtcatttttgtcatttttgttatttttgtcgtatttgtaatttttgtaatttttgtcatttttgtaatttttgtcatttttgtcatttttgtcatttttgtcatttttgtcatttttgtcatttttgtcattttttgtcttttttgtcttttttgtcatttttgttttgccatttttgtcattttgaaaatattcgttTATTTACAAGTTGTGACttattaaagaaaataattttgaaatattcataaaatttcaattgaaatttttcaaacatcaacAGGGCTCAACATATTTACTTTTGTTtagaacatttgtttttttccctaATAGTTTCGTTTCAAACTGAGGTATTTGGTCAAACAGTGTATATctttatattttgaataaaaataggtCATCACTGTACTGAGCATCATTCAAAAACATGAATTGCCCTTATTGTACATGATACAATGAGCAGTGCATCAATCGCAATAATATCTTTCAAGAGGACTCCGTTCCGAGATACGGCGGCGGCATTTTGCTGGGCGTAGGTCATGTTTACCTTGCACTTTACGTGATGAACCTGCAAATCTCTTGTAATGGGCTGCTGGTACTTGCAGATGATTTaaccttttgtaaaaaaataaatcggcCGAGCCATTATTGGCTCGTCACTTTTTCTGTTGCTAATGATGATACGAGCTGTCTTGCAAAGGTAATCGTTGTTCAGGTTTGACATTGTTCATGCAATTACATTCACCACACTTGCTGTTTATTTTTCACAGGCACATAATGTTTTCATAGGggattgatgttttttaatGAATCGTCTTATTCAAGATATAATAGTTAAATAAGTCTTAAATAATAAGAACTGTTCAATACTACTTAGGTATCGATGTCTGAATTTAAAAATCCGTcaaccaaattaaattaaatagcTTCAATTGAATTTGTAGTATTAGAACTGTCCATAATAAGTCGGCTTAGAAAACTGATTTAGTTGTGCGTGCGAAAGAATAATCTTACAATTGAGCTCTGAACCATACCAACAGGTCAAGTCTGCCGCCTGACTCTGTTTCCGATACATCAGCTGGTGGGTCTTTTGCACTCAAAAAGTCATTACCCCGATGCGTGAGCTACCACTTAGAACTAGCCCACAGTGTGTAAGTTCCACTTTAAGAGCTTCCAACCAACCGGAACGTCTCGAAATGAGGGTGGGTGTATGAATTGACGATTGATTGAGTATAAATCACCTTCACAAGAACATGAGGTGCGTAATCTTAATCAATGAACACTTCCGATATCCGAGTAACGAAATACCTCATAAGTTATAAAATCAATCGGAACTAACTCAGTGGCTGTTAGTTTCCGAACTGTTCTGAAGTAGTTAGATAGATTTAAGAAAGccaataaaaaatgttcaatttcattttattgcTGCCAGCTGTCTTATTGCCAGTTGTTGGTTCGTTGCCAGTCGAAAAAACTGATGGATTGTATCAAGAAAGTGCAAAAGAAGAGGTTCTGGTACAAAATTCGTTAGAAGCAAGTGGTGCAAAGCTTCAGAAGCATGATTTTGGGGCAGTGGATAGTGAGTTGGACGATGAGCATCTGGAACATTACGCCTATCCCAAGTACAAGTATGAATATGGCGTGAAGGATAGTGGCACCGGGGATCACAAAAGCCAATGGGAAACGCGAGATGGTGATGTAGTAAAAGGTAAGCCAAACGCACATCTCCCAGGAATTTTGGaatacaaaagtaacaaaagttTATCAGAAACATTGAAACTTTATCAgaagttgttgaaattttgagcaattgtctaaaattatatttctagTAAATTTATACCAACTTTTCAGAAGTTCAACATTAGTAAAAAATGGAGCGAAGGCTTCATTCAACAGGCTCAGCCAACATAAACATgtttcaaaatcacaaaaatgagcGGTTTGAAATTGCCTCAAGAGAAATCACTtataaaaggaaaaataatacaTACTGATTAACTGGAACAACGAAATGATTCCTGAttaccattttgaattttttcattatgttttgtGACtggttgaaataaatttgaatttttatagtttAAGGCTTACTCCGtcaaacattttttgtcaaagaaATTATAATTTCTACGCTGGGAATGAAAAGTAGACATATTCCCCAACATTTCTGTCAAACTGGAATACAAAGTTGTTCACAAAAACTAATACTTTAGAAATACACAATCCTCCACTAGGTATTTGTTAAGGAATAAAATTCCAAACCAAGCTTCAACTTTAATATCAATTAAATGAGTttcctttataaaaatgaccaaatcgTTACAAGTGTTAAAGTAGGAACCACAAAACGCGCCTGATCAAAATAAACAAGTCAAAGAAATGTAATTAAGTactattttctaaatttcttaaaccaaaatgtcatatttgttatttttttttttatcatttgcgACTGTTGTGTACCACatagtttaaatttacaaaaattataaatgagaATCAGTTTAGGGAGATTCAGGAAGATTCATCAGGGAGAGTtcagaagaaatttttcaaaactagcaaaaaaaaaagtttttgtgaatAGTTCGCAAGATTCACTAACGGTTCGCAAAAGATTTGATAATTTCGCATAAAACATATTCTTATAGAGCAGTGATGAGCAAAGCGCGACCCGCGAGACCTTCTTGTGCGGCCCGTAAAGCTTTTCtctaaatgaataattttttcaaattttcctacTATAGATTGTCAGCTATCATGAAATACCAGTCAAAAGTTTTGACTAATATTATTGACgttttttaattaagaatatattttgtccctaatgtttttcaaaaatttcaaacttcgaaaaaaacaaCAGCCAATTAAGCTTAAGACTGCTATGAGCACATTCCGGCGTTTGTTATTTTATCACTTCCGTCAAAGATGAAGCTGTATGATAAACATATCTGCCCAACagatattttgatgaaaaatataattcttTTTAGTCAAATTAGGTCAAAGCCCCTAATTTCGTGACActtaattatggaaaaaaatggaatctttaacaagtaaaatatatttgttaCGAGCAATTcaatctattcaaaataacatatatatatataaaatacaATGACTCAAtcatcacaaaatttacaaaatttacaaaatttacaaaatttacaagatttacaaaatttacaaaatttacaaaatttacaaaatttacaaaatttacaaaatttacaaaatttacaaaatttacaaaatttacaaaatttacaaaatttacaaaatttacaaaatttacaaaatttacaaaatttacaaaatttacaaaatttacaaaatttacaaaatttacaaaatttacaaaatttacaaaatttacaaaatttacaaaatttacaaaatttacaaaatttacaaaatttacaaaatttacaaaatttacaaaatttacaaaatttacaaaatttacaaaatttaataaaatttacaaaatttacaaaatttacaaaatttacaaaatttacaaaatttacaaaatttacaaaatttacaaaatttacaaaatttacaaaatttacaagatttacagaattaacaaaattaacaaaatttacaaaatttacaaaatttacaaaatttacaaaatttacaaaatttacaaaatttacaaaatttacaaaatttacaaaatttacaaaatttacaaaatttacaaattttacaaattttacaaaattgacaaaatttacaaaattcacaaaatttacaaaatttactaaatttacaagatttacataatttacaaaatttacaaaatttacaaaatttacaaaatttacaaaatttacaaaatttacaaaatttacaaaatttacaaaatttacaaaatttacaaaatttacaaaatttacaaaatttacaaaatttacaaaatttacaaaatttacaaaatttacaaaatttacaaaatttacaaaatttacaaaatttacaaaatttacaaaatttacaaaatttacaaaatttacaaaatttacaaaatttacaaaatttacaaaatttacaaaatttacaaaatttacaaaatttacaaaatttacaaaatttacaaaatttacaaaatttacaaaatttacaaaatttacaaaatttacaaaatttacaaaatttacaaaatttacaaaatttacaaaatttacaaaatttacaaaatttacaaaatttacaaaatttacaaaatttacaaaatttacaaaatttacaaaatttacaaaatttacaaaatttacaaaatttacaaaatttacaaaatttacaaaatttacaaaatttacaaaatttacaaaatttacaaaatttacaaaatttacaaaatttacaaaatttacaaaatttacaaaatttacaaaatttacaaaatttacaaaatttacaaaatttacaaaatttacaaaatttacaaaatttacaaaatttacaaaatttacaaaatttacaaaatttacaaaatttacaaaatttacaaaatttacaaaatttacaaaatttacaaattttacaaaattttacaaaattttcaaaatttacaaaatttacaaaatttacaaaatttacaaaatttacaaaatttacaaaatttacaaaatttacaaaatttacaaaatttacaaaatttacaaaatttacaaaatttacaaaatttacaaaatttacaaaatttacaaaatttacaaaatttacaaaatttacaaaatttacaaaatttacaaaatttacaaaatttacaaaatttacaaaatttacaaaatttacaaaatttacaaaatttacaaaatttacaaaatttacaaaatttacaaaatttacaaaatttacaaaatttacaaaatttacaaaatttacaaaatttacaaaatttacaaaatttacaaaatttacaaaatttacaaaatttacaaaatttacaaaatttacaaaatttacaaaatttacaaaatttacaaaatttacaaaatttacaaaatttacaaaacttacaaaatttacaaaatttacaaaatttacaaaatttacaaaatttacaaaatttacaaaatttacaaaatttacaaaatttacaaaatttacaaaatttacaaaatttacaaaatttacaaaatttacaaaatttacaaaatttacaaaatttacaaaatttacaaaatttacaaaatttacaaaatttacaaaatttacaaaatttacaaaatttacaaaattacaaaatttacaaaattgacaaaattaacaaaatcgacaaaatttacaaaatttacaaaatttacaaaatttacaaaatttacaaaatttacaaaatttacaaaatttacaaaatttacaaaatttacaaaatttacaaaatttacaaaatttacaaaatttacaaaatttacaaaatttacaaaatttacaaaatttacaaaatttacaaaatttacaaaatttacaaaatttacaaaatttacaaaatttacaaaatttacaaaatataaaaaatttacaaaatttacaaaatttacaaaatttacaaaatttacaaaatttacaaaatttacaaaatttacaaagtttacaaaatttacaaatttaacaaaatttacaaaatttacaaaatttacaaaatttacaaaatttacaaaatttacaaaatttacaaaatttacaaaatttacaaaacttacaaaatttacaaaatttacaaaatttacaaaatttacaaaatttacaaaatttacaaaatttacaaaatttacaaaatttacaaaatttacaaaatttacaaaatttacaaaatttacaaaatttataaaatttacaaaatttacaaaatttacaaaatttacaaaatttacaaaatttacaaaatttacaaaatttacaaaatttacaaaatttacaaaatttacaaaatttacaaaatttactaaatttacaaattttacaaaatttacaaaatttacaaaatttacaaaatttacaaaatttacaaaatttacaaaatttacaaaatttacaaaatttacaaaatttacaaaatttacaaaatttacaaaatttacaaaatttacaaaatttacaaaatttacaaaatttacaaaatttacaaaacttacaaaacttacaaaatttacaaaatttacaaaatttacaaaatttacaaaattaacaaaatttataaaatttataaaatttacaaaattgacacaatttaaaaaaaatgaaaaaaattgacaaaatcgactaaattgactaaattgacaaaaaaaaaggacaaaatatacaaaattgacaaaatttacaaacttgacaaaaatttaaaaaatgacaaaaatgataaaatttacaataatgaCACGCacatgattaaaatgacaatatttaaaatgtgGATAGCCTTGCGCGATTCTGGTATTGGTATGCTAGGCATACTTGGTTCGATTctcggtatcggcaagaaaactatTTCGTTCGAATCAATAaggataggggagagtggggatacttgatcccttttccttattttcaccatatctttttggaaaaatttagcaacttgcacttttttaaattttctgacagcgtgtaacttcaggtttctatgctcctaaaattagaacgatacttgaacccgtagatgaactagaagcattttcgtgggagttaaaaaaattgcgatatttttgaagttaagggagacttgatcctttattcaggaagctctaatccatggaaaaaaacaaacaaaaccccaagatagaatgttaattgactattttggtcatgtttgttctcatttcacaatctataattgtcagaaaaaaaattatagcttattctaaaccatgggtggccaacattttcaacaggagggccaaatttcagaaaaagagattggctggcgggccaaaaaaaaaatggggtttcaaaaacaaaacaaataatatcaGATTTTTGATAACGTTCTAAGAACATTTGCCAAGATCACAGCGAGTATAGtcattttaataaatcatttttgtcacttgcatgtttttacaatttttgctcCATTTTAAAGATAGTAGAAATATTGCGCAATACAAAATGAATTACCCCTACCAAATTATGTATGCAcgtcatttttttcaagacatgtaaacccaagcaaccagaattcccttaaaaaggttccatataagcttaatcagctctcgtttgtgtctgaagagaatgataatcagcccaaaatttaagttcttaaagctacttt
This sequence is a window from Uranotaenia lowii strain MFRU-FL chromosome 3, ASM2978415v1, whole genome shotgun sequence. Protein-coding genes within it:
- the LOC129752733 gene encoding uncharacterized protein LOC129752733; its protein translation is MFNFILLLPAVLLPVVGSLPVEKTDGLYQESAKEEVLVQNSLEASGAKLQKHDFGAVDSELDDEHLEHYAYPKYKYEYGVKDSGTGDHKSQWETRDGDVVKGSYTLDEPDGTQRIVEYQADDKEGFKATVKIVGHPKPEVLKVPESRQVLKEFPTSLSIGAYSEFPSLQNSLNGFNGDFFFPGQSYSTLKRYDLGPINWLR